From the genome of Eucalyptus grandis isolate ANBG69807.140 chromosome 2, ASM1654582v1, whole genome shotgun sequence, one region includes:
- the LOC104434023 gene encoding UDP-D-apiose/UDP-D-xylose synthase 2, whose protein sequence is MARVDLDGRAIAPMTICMIGAGGFIGSHLCEKLMAETPHKVLALDVYNDKIRHLLEPESLPWAGRIQFHRINIKHDSRLEGLIKMADLTINLAAICTPADYNTRPLDTIYSNFIDALPVVKYCSENNKRLIHFSTCEVYGKTIGSFLPKDSPLRQDPAYFVLKEDASPCIFGPIEKQRWSYACAKQLIERLIYAEGAENALEFTIVRPFNWIGPRMDFIPGIDGPSEGVPRVLACFSNALLRREQLKLVDGGQSQRTFIYIKDAIEAVLLMIENPERANGHIFNVGNPNNEVTVRQLAEMMTQIYSKVSGEAALDVPTVDVSSKEFYGEGYDDSDKRIPDMTIINRQLGWDPKTSLWDLLEATLTYQHKTYAEAIKKAMSRPVASS, encoded by the exons ATGGCGAGAGTAGATCTGGACGGGAGGGCGATCGCGCCGATGACCATATGCATGATCGGCGCAGGGGGCTTCATCGGCTCCCATCTGTGCGAGAAGCTGATGGCGGAGACGCCGCACAAGGTGCTCGCCCTCGACGTCTACAACGACAAGATCAGGCACCTCCTCGAGCCCGAGTCCCTCCCCTGGGCCGGCCGCATCCAGTTCCACCGCATCAACATCAAGCACGACTCTCGCCTCGAAGGCCTCATCAAGATGGCAGATCTG ACGATCAACCTCGCCGCGATCTGTACTCCCGCCGATTACAACACTCGGCCTCTCGACACGATCTACAGTAACTTCATCGACGCGCTCCCTGTG GTAAAGTACTGTTCGGAGAACAACAAGCGGCTCATTCACTTTTCGACCTGCGAAGTGTATGGGAAAACGATTGGTAGCTTCCTCCCTAAAGATAGCCCACTTCGTCAG GACCCTGCTTATTTTGTTCTCAAGGAGGATGCCTCCCCCTGCATTTTTGGCCCAATTGAAAAGCAGAGGTGGTCCTATGCATGTGCAAAACAATTGATCGAGAGGTTGATTTATG CCGAAGGAGCAGAAAATGCTCTCGAGTTCACTATAGTGAGGCCTTTCAACTGGATAGGACCCAGGATGGATTTTATACCTGGCATTGATGGTCCAAGTGAGGGTGTACCCAGGGTTTTGGCATGCTTTAGTAAT GCTCTGCTACGTCGTGAGCAACTCAAACTTGTCGATGGTGGCCAGTCACAGAGAACTTTCATTTATATTAAGGATGCTATTGAAGCTGTTCTTCTTATGATT GAAAACCCAGAGAGGGCTAATGGGCACATTTTTAATGTGGGTAACCCCAACAACGAAGTAACGGTCAGGCAGCTTGCTGAAATGATGACTCAG ATCTACTCAAAGGTCAGTGGGGAGGCAGCTTTGGATGTACCTACGGTTGATGTTAGTTCCAAGGAGTTCTACGGCGAGGGTTATGATGACAGTGACAAGAGAATCCCGGACATGACCATCATTAATAGGCAATTGG GTTGGGATCCCAAAACATCCCTCTGGGACTTGCTTGAAGCAACGCTTACCTATCAACACAAGACATATGCCGAGGCCATCAAAAAGGCCATGTCAAGGCCAGTTGCATCGAGCTAG
- the LOC104434024 gene encoding GDSL esterase/lipase At5g22810, producing the protein MGLYRHLGASCSLVVMMVTMLCVVVDGQPLVPSMFVFGDSVVDTGNNNHLYTIVKANFPPYGRDFIKHQPTGRFCNGKTAADFTAENIGFTSYPPAYLSQKAKGKHLLIGANFASASSGYYDSTAKLYHTISLTEQLKYYKEYQNKIIRIAAKYKANVTAIISDGLYLVSAGSSDFAQNYYINPLLYKVYTPDQFSDLLMQSYSIFIQELYSLGARKIGVTTLPPLGCLPATITIFGNHSEGCVTKLNRDAVSFNNKLNATSQGLLSKLSGLNLVVLDIYQPLYDIVQKPSDSGFAEARRACCGTGLLETSILCNPKSVGTCANASEYVFWDGFHPTETTNKILSDDLLTSGISLIFEQGS; encoded by the exons ATGGGCTTATACCGTCATTTAGGTGCGTCATGTTCGCTTGTAGTGATGATGGTGACGATGCTGTGCGTGGTGGTCGACGGGCAGCCTTTGGTGCCTTCCATGTTCGTGTTTGGGGACTCGGTCGTGGATACGGGCAACAACAACCACCTCTACACCATCGTCAAGGCAAACTTCCCTCCGTATGGCCGGGACTTCATCAAGCACCAGCCCACCGGGAGGTTCTGTAATGGCAAGACCGCCGCTGACTTCACTG CTGAAAACATTGGGTTTACTTCTTACCCACCAGCCTATCTCAGCCAAAAGGCCAAAGGAAAGCACCTTCTGATCGGCGCCAATTTTGCTTCCGCTTCTTCCGGTTACTATGACTCAACAGCAAAACTATAT CACACGATTTCGTTGACTGAGCAGCTGAAGTACTACAAGGAGTACCAGAACAAGATCATAAGGATCGCGGCCAAGTACAAAGCAAACGTGACAGCGATCATATCAGATGGACTCTACCTCGTCAGTGCCGGAAGCAGCGACTTTGCCCAGAACTATTACATCAACCCTCTTCTCTACAAAGTCTACACGCCTGACCAATTCTCCGACCTTCTCATGCAATCCTACTCCATTTTCATTCAG GAACTGTACTCGTTAGGGGCAAGAAAGATTGGGGTGACCACGCTGCCGCCGCTCGGGTGTTTGCCAGCAACCATCACGATATTCGGCAACCACAGCGAGGGTTGCGTCACCAAGCTGAACAGGGACGCGGTCTCCTTCAACAACAAGCTCAATGCCACTTCTCAGGGCTTGCTGAGCAAGCTCTCTGGCCTTAATCTGGTGGTCCTAGACATCTACCAGCCTCTCTACGACATCGTTCAAAAGCCCTCCGACAGCG GTTTTGCCGAGGCGAGGAGAGCGTGTTGCGGGACAGGCTTGTTAGAAACATCGATCTTGTGCAATCCAAAGTCAGTGGGCACGTGCGCAAATGCATCGGAATACGTGTTCTGGGACGGTTTTCATCCAACAGAGACGACCAACAAGATATTGTCTGATGATCTACTCACCAGTGGCATCTCCCTCATCTTCGAGCAAGGGTCATAA